A genomic segment from Kyrpidia tusciae DSM 2912 encodes:
- a CDS encoding glycosyltransferase — MSILIVLPVPSPPAGGNWVFSDRLRRHLAEVNLHVRVTTLDSVTTEDIEQCDIVHLFNASRTAVPFVAKFGAPEKPMVITFTGTDVNEEMKQPRERRKIVEVACRARQLIFLTADALQGFCIQCPELKNHCVHIPLGIDVPPGRGYDRSRWGWQEEEVVFFLPAGLRPVKRPLHALKPLAQLYREGLPVRLCLAGAVFDLDLLKQVETEAETRPWFQWLGAVPHREVGDLYRCADVVLNTSSSEGLSHALLEAMAAGRAVMASRVPGNRDLIRHGEDGLLYGDAEEFTISARRLALDPEWRESLGQRAAARVAREFSPVAERDRYAQLYRSLVLSPCASGQVAP; from the coding sequence ATGAGTATTCTGATCGTGCTGCCCGTACCGTCTCCACCGGCCGGCGGAAACTGGGTATTCTCCGATCGCCTGCGCCGGCATTTGGCCGAGGTGAACCTCCATGTTCGCGTGACCACCTTGGATTCGGTGACAACCGAAGATATCGAGCAGTGCGATATCGTCCATCTTTTCAACGCATCCCGCACCGCCGTTCCGTTTGTCGCAAAGTTCGGCGCGCCGGAGAAACCGATGGTCATCACCTTCACCGGAACGGATGTCAATGAAGAGATGAAACAGCCCCGGGAGCGCAGAAAGATTGTAGAGGTCGCCTGCCGGGCTCGGCAGCTCATCTTTCTCACCGCCGACGCCCTGCAAGGGTTTTGTATACAATGCCCGGAGCTAAAGAACCATTGTGTGCATATCCCCCTGGGAATCGACGTGCCTCCCGGCCGGGGGTATGACAGGTCCAGGTGGGGATGGCAGGAAGAAGAAGTGGTCTTCTTTCTCCCAGCTGGACTTCGACCGGTCAAGCGGCCCTTACACGCCTTAAAACCTTTGGCCCAGCTTTACCGGGAAGGCTTACCCGTTCGCCTTTGCCTGGCGGGGGCGGTGTTTGACCTCGATCTGTTAAAGCAGGTGGAAACAGAAGCGGAAACGAGGCCGTGGTTTCAGTGGCTGGGCGCCGTGCCCCACCGGGAGGTGGGGGATCTCTATCGATGCGCCGATGTGGTCCTCAACACCTCTTCCTCAGAAGGTCTGTCCCACGCGCTCCTTGAAGCGATGGCTGCGGGGAGAGCGGTGATGGCCTCCCGGGTACCGGGAAACCGCGATTTGATCCGCCACGGAGAAGACGGCCTGCTGTACGGAGATGCGGAGGAATTCACGATTTCCGCTCGGAGGTTGGCGCTGGATCCCGAGTGGCGGGAATCCCTCGGGCAGCGGGCCGCCGCACGAGTAGCCCGGGAGTTCTCGCCGGTCGCCGAGCGGGACCGCTACGCGCAGCTCTACCGCAGCCTGGTCCTTTCACCTTGCGCATCGGGTCAGGTAGCCCCATGA
- the bioD gene encoding dethiobiotin synthase, with the protein MSGAVVIGTDTEVGKTWITGALVGLYREVGLRATAWKPVQSGCRPGDPGSDSARLKWLGGLEEEESSICPYTLAEPLAPALAARRAGVALDPQKWREILNVRLQRYDLVFVEGAGGITVPLADGFTAVDLAKGADLPVLVVARAGLGTVNHILLTVAYARQAGPRVVGVILNGEGRDGGTVAEQTNPELIREYSDVPILGRVPWLPGRPGREEILGAVKEHVDLEAILQSIRGGDRC; encoded by the coding sequence GTGAGCGGAGCCGTGGTCATCGGGACGGACACCGAGGTCGGAAAAACATGGATTACCGGGGCGTTGGTGGGCCTCTATCGAGAGGTCGGACTCCGAGCGACGGCCTGGAAACCGGTGCAAAGCGGCTGCAGACCGGGAGATCCGGGCTCCGATTCCGCCCGGTTGAAATGGCTCGGCGGTTTGGAGGAAGAGGAATCGTCCATCTGTCCGTACACCCTGGCGGAGCCCTTGGCCCCTGCCCTGGCGGCCCGGCGGGCAGGGGTGGCGCTGGATCCCCAGAAGTGGCGGGAGATCTTGAATGTGAGGCTTCAGCGCTACGACCTGGTCTTCGTGGAAGGAGCGGGGGGAATCACGGTCCCCCTGGCGGATGGTTTCACCGCCGTCGATCTGGCGAAGGGTGCGGACCTGCCGGTGTTGGTCGTGGCCCGGGCCGGGCTCGGAACGGTCAACCATATTCTGCTTACCGTGGCTTACGCCAGGCAGGCGGGACCCCGGGTGGTGGGAGTGATTCTAAACGGCGAAGGCCGGGATGGAGGCACGGTGGCTGAGCAAACAAACCCAGAACTGATCCGGGAATATTCTGATGTCCCGATCCTCGGCCGGGTACCCTGGCTGCCCGGGCGCCCGGGGAGGGAGGAAATATTGGGCGCTGTCAAGGAGCACGTGGATCTGGAAGCGATACTTCAATCGATACGTGGAGGGGATCGATGTTGA
- a CDS encoding DUF402 domain-containing protein, with product MRYGVNGDLPGVVAFDRVCLESVKRGDPPGAWRAHRCWPEARWLQGRPPVLWFAPGTPVVEGDGRVWNSPYPVICWLWEDRWFHIMALCREDGTGYYCNVASPPVWYAGRRTLRVIDLELDVRMEPRGEPRVVDREEFEQAVRSGRINREEAAAAERAVSELLGWIQRRVGPFDPKEVARWRQIGEREIRD from the coding sequence GTGCGGTATGGGGTGAACGGGGATCTGCCCGGAGTGGTCGCTTTTGATCGAGTGTGTTTGGAAAGCGTGAAGCGCGGGGATCCCCCGGGTGCGTGGAGGGCGCATCGATGTTGGCCCGAGGCGCGGTGGCTGCAGGGGCGGCCCCCGGTGCTGTGGTTTGCGCCCGGGACTCCGGTGGTGGAGGGGGACGGCCGGGTGTGGAATAGTCCGTATCCGGTGATCTGTTGGCTGTGGGAGGACCGGTGGTTTCATATTATGGCGCTCTGCCGGGAGGATGGGACGGGTTACTATTGCAATGTGGCGAGCCCGCCGGTGTGGTATGCCGGGCGAAGGACGCTCCGGGTGATCGATCTCGAACTCGATGTGCGCATGGAGCCCCGGGGCGAGCCGCGGGTGGTGGACCGGGAGGAGTTCGAGCAGGCAGTGCGATCAGGCCGGATCAACCGGGAGGAAGCGGCTGCGGCCGAGCGGGCCGTGTCTGAGCTCCTCGGGTGGATTCAGCGGCGGGTGGGCCCCTTCGACCCGAAGGAGGTTGCCCGGTGGCGCCAAATCGGGGAACGGGAGATTCGGGACTAG
- a CDS encoding manganese efflux pump MntP produces MSWWNAFITANLIGIGSNFDNCGVGIAYGSQKIKFPHRVNAVVNGVGFCTAFLGAYVGKLISHYFTAEEAGWASCIALACIGLFFWYSGYVHPRISRHTGKVKIQTRPNWKQGALLGLALSFTNVVSAFGGTVSNATTILTTTAAISIWGYLMIWFGNLIGVGVFARLLGKYSSLVAGFLLILVGVHQALG; encoded by the coding sequence ATGAGCTGGTGGAATGCGTTCATTACGGCAAATCTCATTGGCATCGGATCGAATTTTGACAACTGTGGTGTGGGCATCGCGTACGGAAGTCAAAAAATCAAATTTCCTCACCGGGTTAATGCGGTCGTCAATGGTGTTGGTTTTTGCACCGCATTTCTCGGTGCGTACGTCGGTAAGTTGATCTCTCATTACTTCACTGCCGAAGAAGCTGGGTGGGCATCCTGTATCGCACTCGCTTGTATAGGGTTGTTTTTCTGGTATTCCGGATACGTTCATCCGCGTATCTCCCGACACACTGGAAAAGTCAAGATTCAAACACGGCCAAACTGGAAGCAGGGAGCACTGCTCGGTCTTGCATTGTCTTTCACAAATGTTGTCAGTGCTTTTGGTGGGACGGTTTCAAACGCCACGACCATTTTGACGACAACTGCGGCCATTTCGATTTGGGGATATCTCATGATCTGGTTTGGGAACCTGATTGGCGTGGGGGTCTTCGCACGACTGCTCGGTAAATATTCCTCTCTGGTCGCTGGATTCTTGCTCATCCTGGTCGGTGTTCACCAAGCCCTCGGTTGA
- the bioA gene encoding adenosylmethionine--8-amino-7-oxononanoate transaminase codes for MERYLGLLEKSRRYVWNPFTQMKDFFDQEPVIVERGEGVWLEDVRGRRYYDGVSSLWLNVHGHRVPELDRAIADQLGKIAHCTMLGQLNVPAVELAERLVEISPPGLNKVFYSDSGAEAVEIAIKMAYQFWQHVGHPEKRKFITMTGAYHGDTLGAVSVGAIDLYHRAYGGLLFETVRVLYPYCYRCPLNQEPKTCGFACLDLLRQALEAHGGETAALIVEPEMQGAAGMIAMPGGFLREVRDLCTRWDVLMIADEVAVGFGRTGKMFACEHTGVSPDFLTCGKGLTGGYLPVAATLTTDRVYEAFLGEPWEEKTFYHGHSYTGNPLGCAAALANLDLFDETQLVDRVRKNEAYLRKRLQELNGHPHVGDIRQKGMMVGIELVADRATKEPFPARRLMGAAVCRKARDEGMIIRPLGDVVVFMPPLATPEGDLEAMTDILIRAVEEGAVS; via the coding sequence GTGGAACGATATCTCGGCTTATTAGAGAAAAGTAGGCGGTACGTGTGGAATCCTTTCACCCAGATGAAAGATTTTTTTGATCAGGAGCCGGTCATCGTGGAGCGCGGGGAGGGTGTGTGGCTGGAAGATGTGCGGGGACGGAGGTATTACGACGGCGTGTCCTCCCTGTGGCTCAACGTCCACGGCCACCGGGTGCCGGAACTCGATCGGGCGATCGCCGATCAGCTCGGTAAAATCGCCCACTGCACGATGCTCGGGCAGCTCAACGTGCCGGCGGTGGAATTGGCGGAAAGGTTGGTCGAGATCTCTCCTCCTGGCTTGAATAAAGTATTTTACTCGGACAGCGGGGCCGAGGCGGTGGAGATCGCCATCAAGATGGCATACCAGTTCTGGCAACATGTGGGTCATCCCGAAAAGCGGAAATTTATCACCATGACCGGGGCGTATCACGGGGACACCCTGGGTGCGGTGAGTGTGGGCGCCATTGATTTATATCACCGGGCGTACGGCGGACTGTTGTTCGAAACGGTTCGGGTTCTTTACCCTTACTGTTACCGTTGTCCTCTGAACCAAGAGCCAAAAACGTGCGGCTTTGCCTGTCTTGACCTGCTTCGCCAGGCCCTGGAGGCGCACGGCGGGGAAACCGCCGCCTTGATCGTGGAGCCCGAAATGCAGGGGGCGGCCGGGATGATTGCCATGCCGGGCGGTTTTCTGCGGGAGGTTCGGGACCTGTGCACCCGGTGGGACGTGCTCATGATCGCCGACGAGGTGGCGGTGGGGTTCGGGCGGACCGGGAAGATGTTTGCCTGCGAGCACACCGGGGTATCCCCAGATTTTCTCACCTGCGGCAAAGGGCTGACGGGGGGTTATCTCCCCGTGGCGGCCACCCTGACCACCGACCGGGTCTACGAAGCTTTTCTCGGCGAACCCTGGGAGGAAAAAACTTTTTATCACGGTCATTCTTACACCGGCAACCCGCTGGGATGTGCCGCAGCCCTGGCCAATCTCGATTTATTTGACGAAACGCAGTTGGTGGACCGTGTCCGGAAGAATGAAGCGTATCTCCGGAAGCGCCTTCAGGAGCTCAACGGTCATCCACACGTCGGCGATATTCGGCAAAAGGGCATGATGGTCGGGATCGAGCTCGTAGCGGACCGGGCCACCAAGGAGCCCTTCCCCGCCCGCAGGCTCATGGGGGCTGCCGTATGCCGGAAGGCCAGGGACGAGGGGATGATCATCCGTCCCCTCGGGGACGTGGTGGTGTTTATGCCGCCTCTCGCCACCCCGGAAGGGGACCTGGAGGCGATGACGGATATCCTGATCCGGGCGGTGGAAGAAGGGGCTGTGTCGTGA
- a CDS encoding pirin family protein, with protein sequence MALVNPLSIKRVQKGLIRLIQKLEPTATTDGMGASVKRLMPTRALFTVDPFLLMDHFAVKPPAGFPPHPHRGFEIITYMLTGAFRHEDDAGNRGIIPAGGLQRITAGAGIVHSEMPATEDVNEGIQLWINLPRSDKGVVPSYQNVAGDQLPTKRIDGAIVKTIVGDGSPVDIRRPMRYEDVTVFPGIQFQLSGIEGFQGLVYVLEGRGRFVFDTDSSGQAPVEAGAGEALVFSQETIRSIRIVAHEDSASSALRLIWFAGEPIGERPIFRGSFVD encoded by the coding sequence ATGGCTCTGGTAAACCCATTGTCGATCAAACGGGTTCAAAAGGGGTTGATCAGGTTGATCCAAAAACTCGAACCGACCGCCACCACGGACGGAATGGGCGCTTCGGTAAAGCGGCTGATGCCCACCCGGGCGCTGTTCACGGTCGACCCATTCTTGCTGATGGATCACTTTGCCGTAAAGCCACCGGCTGGCTTTCCTCCCCATCCGCATCGCGGGTTTGAAATCATCACGTACATGCTGACCGGCGCTTTTCGCCATGAGGATGACGCCGGGAATCGAGGAATCATTCCCGCTGGAGGATTGCAGCGAATTACGGCCGGGGCGGGGATTGTCCACTCCGAGATGCCGGCCACGGAAGATGTGAACGAAGGGATTCAGCTCTGGATCAATTTGCCGCGAAGCGACAAAGGTGTGGTGCCGAGCTATCAGAATGTCGCCGGAGATCAATTGCCGACAAAACGCATCGACGGTGCCATCGTGAAAACGATTGTGGGAGACGGTTCACCGGTTGACATCCGCCGGCCGATGAGATATGAAGATGTCACAGTTTTTCCGGGCATACAGTTCCAACTTTCGGGAATTGAAGGCTTTCAAGGATTGGTCTACGTGTTGGAGGGCAGAGGCCGGTTTGTTTTCGACACCGATTCTTCAGGCCAGGCGCCGGTAGAAGCGGGCGCCGGGGAAGCGCTGGTGTTTTCTCAGGAAACCATCCGGTCGATCCGCATTGTTGCCCACGAAGACTCGGCATCATCCGCTCTGCGCCTGATTTGGTTTGCCGGAGAACCCATCGGCGAACGACCGATCTTCCGCGGCAGTTTTGTCGACTGA
- the bioF gene encoding 8-amino-7-oxononanoate synthase yields the protein MDSTGLEAELQNLEDAGLRRRLRRVESAPGPEVTVEGRRMLMCASNNYLGLAQDPRLIEAAHRAMIRYGAGSTGSRLISGDTELHEALEKRIARWKGTEAALVFATGYMANVALATTLAGEEDVIFSDEWNHASIIDGCRLSRARVSVYRHADPGDLESKIIAAGPARRRLIYTDGVFSMDGDVAPLPRLLEVAGKYDAFVVVDDAHAGGVLGKRGRGTMEYYGLSPAPRIIQMGTLSKAAGVEGAYVAGAKAVIDYLINRARPFIFSTAPSPAAVGAALVAVEIMEQEQWRRDHLRALVSRLRTGLRERGWRVPEGSTPIIPVIIGEVGETLRLAARLDDAGIFAPAIRPPTVPPESCRIRLTVTAAHRMEDVDRILAVFTTEG from the coding sequence ATGGACTCTACCGGCCTTGAGGCGGAACTTCAAAACCTGGAGGATGCGGGACTTCGCAGGCGGTTGCGGAGGGTCGAGTCAGCTCCGGGGCCCGAGGTGACGGTGGAAGGGCGCCGGATGTTGATGTGTGCCTCGAACAATTACCTGGGTCTGGCCCAGGATCCGCGCCTGATCGAGGCGGCTCACCGGGCCATGATCCGGTACGGCGCGGGAAGCACCGGATCTCGCTTGATCAGCGGCGACACGGAACTGCACGAAGCCCTGGAGAAGCGGATCGCCCGGTGGAAGGGCACCGAGGCGGCGCTGGTTTTCGCCACGGGCTACATGGCTAACGTCGCCTTGGCCACCACCCTCGCCGGTGAAGAAGATGTGATTTTTAGTGATGAGTGGAACCACGCGAGTATCATCGACGGTTGCCGGTTGAGCCGGGCCAGGGTCTCGGTGTACCGCCACGCGGATCCCGGGGACTTAGAGTCGAAAATCATCGCGGCCGGCCCCGCCCGCCGGCGTCTGATCTACACCGACGGGGTGTTCAGCATGGACGGGGATGTGGCCCCGCTGCCCCGGCTCTTGGAGGTGGCGGGAAAATACGACGCTTTTGTGGTGGTGGATGATGCCCATGCCGGAGGAGTGCTGGGAAAGCGCGGGCGGGGGACGATGGAATATTACGGATTGTCCCCAGCACCTCGAATCATTCAAATGGGGACGCTCAGCAAGGCGGCGGGGGTAGAGGGGGCATATGTGGCAGGGGCGAAGGCGGTCATCGACTACCTGATCAATCGCGCCAGGCCTTTTATTTTTTCCACGGCCCCTTCTCCGGCAGCGGTGGGCGCCGCCCTCGTGGCGGTGGAAATCATGGAGCAGGAGCAGTGGCGCAGGGACCATTTGCGCGCCTTGGTATCCCGACTGCGCACGGGTCTTCGGGAACGAGGCTGGCGGGTCCCCGAGGGTTCGACCCCCATCATTCCGGTCATCATCGGGGAGGTGGGAGAGACCCTGCGTCTGGCCGCCCGGCTGGACGACGCCGGAATCTTTGCCCCGGCCATTCGCCCGCCCACGGTCCCACCCGAATCTTGCCGGATTCGTTTGACGGTGACCGCCGCCCACCGGATGGAAGATGTGGATCGGATCCTGGCGGTGTTTACAACGGAGGGATGA
- the ytvI gene encoding sporulation integral membrane protein YtvI — protein sequence MSRWRPGSMWPPELLRYFRKLAETALLVLFMIVVSWAFLRTLPYTMPFVIGLVTAVLLQPIVSLLERWRVPRTAAILTAMVVILGVISLGLVYVVVQIAQEVAVLSGQLPQIYASVRDWISYQFQYGREIVPPSMSAEMEAMLQHFTQLGSTEVSRLLDYVLSWLHGLTGLPEWITVLVLAIISTYFFLRDRERIARGLVSVLPPSWDLKLTAVFRDVAHAMTGMVRAQLILTLITMAMSIIGLLVFRVEYAITIGTLIGLTGLVPIVGSLIVTIPWAGWCLITGQYTLGLEILALQGVISLVRHIIEPKILADNMGLDTFSALIAVYVGWKILGVLGLFVGPVLWVGIVSLVQAQIFRDFIPHSPTGPPGGDGKGAGPPGAVPPEPGPSPFGASGEGRPASRGAGRSSERTDDEAGV from the coding sequence TTGAGCCGATGGCGCCCAGGTTCCATGTGGCCGCCAGAGTTGCTGCGGTATTTTCGCAAGTTGGCCGAAACGGCCCTGTTGGTTTTGTTCATGATCGTCGTGTCCTGGGCATTCTTGCGAACTTTGCCTTATACAATGCCCTTTGTCATCGGCCTGGTCACCGCCGTGCTTCTGCAGCCGATCGTCAGCCTGCTGGAGAGGTGGCGGGTGCCCCGAACGGCTGCGATCCTGACGGCCATGGTCGTGATACTGGGGGTGATCTCCCTCGGACTGGTTTATGTGGTCGTCCAAATCGCCCAGGAAGTCGCGGTGTTATCGGGTCAGCTGCCGCAGATCTACGCGTCGGTGCGGGATTGGATCAGCTACCAGTTTCAATACGGCCGGGAGATCGTGCCTCCGTCCATGAGCGCTGAGATGGAAGCGATGCTCCAACATTTTACGCAACTTGGTTCGACGGAGGTCTCCCGGCTCTTGGACTACGTCCTCAGTTGGCTCCACGGATTGACGGGGCTTCCTGAGTGGATTACGGTTTTGGTGCTCGCCATCATCAGCACGTATTTTTTTCTGAGAGACCGGGAGCGGATTGCCCGTGGGCTGGTTTCCGTGTTGCCACCCAGCTGGGATCTGAAATTAACCGCGGTGTTCCGGGATGTGGCCCACGCGATGACCGGGATGGTACGGGCCCAGCTGATCCTGACGCTGATAACCATGGCCATGTCGATCATCGGCCTGTTGGTTTTTCGCGTGGAATACGCGATCACCATCGGAACGCTGATCGGTTTGACGGGACTCGTGCCCATTGTGGGATCCTTGATTGTGACAATCCCTTGGGCCGGGTGGTGTTTGATCACCGGGCAATACACCCTGGGGCTGGAGATTCTGGCGCTGCAGGGGGTGATCTCCCTGGTGCGCCACATTATCGAACCAAAGATCCTCGCGGACAACATGGGCCTGGATACCTTTTCGGCGTTGATTGCCGTGTACGTGGGCTGGAAGATCCTCGGGGTGCTTGGCTTGTTTGTGGGTCCGGTTTTGTGGGTGGGCATCGTTTCCCTCGTCCAGGCACAGATTTTTCGCGATTTTATTCCTCATTCACCGACTGGCCCGCCTGGCGGGGACGGCAAAGGGGCAGGCCCTCCGGGGGCGGTTCCTCCGGAGCCCGGGCCTTCGCCCTTCGGGGCTTCCGGGGAGGGCCGGCCGGCCTCCCGGGGAGCGGGCCGGAGTTCGGAGCGGACGGATGATGAGGCCGGGGTTTGA
- the fabL gene encoding enoyl-[acyl-carrier-protein] reductase FabL, translating into MCDKPLTGKVALVTGGSRGLGKAVARRLAESGADVAVNFFRNREAAEHTCAEIRQLGVKAEPVKANVADPQKLDALFYEIEEKFGGLDILIANAASGVIRPAMELEVKHWDWTMNVNARSLLLAAQHALPLMQKRGGGRIVSVSSLGSGRVLDNYTAVGVSKAALEALTRYLAVELAPHGVVVNAVSAGAMDTNALQFFPNRQDILETARRRNPAGRLVTVEDVAEVVVFLCSEASRMIRGQTIVVDGGQSLLI; encoded by the coding sequence ATGTGCGATAAACCTTTGACGGGCAAGGTGGCACTGGTGACCGGGGGTTCCCGGGGCTTGGGGAAAGCTGTGGCCAGGCGGTTGGCCGAGTCCGGCGCGGACGTGGCGGTGAATTTCTTTCGAAACCGGGAGGCGGCGGAGCACACCTGCGCGGAGATCCGGCAGCTCGGCGTCAAAGCAGAACCGGTGAAGGCCAATGTGGCGGATCCCCAGAAACTTGATGCACTGTTTTACGAGATCGAAGAGAAGTTCGGAGGGCTGGACATTCTCATTGCCAATGCGGCTTCCGGGGTGATCCGGCCCGCCATGGAGCTGGAAGTCAAACACTGGGATTGGACGATGAACGTCAACGCCCGGTCGCTGCTTTTGGCGGCCCAGCACGCCCTGCCGCTGATGCAGAAGCGGGGCGGCGGGCGGATCGTGTCGGTCTCCAGCCTCGGCTCTGGCCGCGTCCTGGACAACTACACGGCGGTGGGGGTTTCCAAAGCGGCCCTGGAAGCGTTAACCCGGTATCTGGCGGTGGAACTGGCCCCGCACGGCGTGGTGGTGAACGCCGTCTCCGCCGGGGCGATGGATACGAATGCCCTGCAGTTTTTCCCGAACCGCCAGGACATCCTCGAAACGGCCAGGCGACGGAACCCGGCCGGGAGGCTGGTGACGGTGGAGGATGTGGCCGAGGTGGTGGTCTTTCTCTGTAGCGAGGCGTCCCGGATGATTCGTGGCCAGACCATCGTTGTGGACGGTGGGCAGTCACTGTTGATTTGA
- a CDS encoding MFS transporter: protein MSHRRPQKEGLSSAAALRFVVLIGVLSLFADLTYEGARGINGPFLAVLGASGAAVGFISGLGELLGYGIRFLSGYVSSRTGRYWLMTGIGYVVNLLAVPLLALAGSWQLAAVLIIMERIGKGLRNPPRDAMLSHAGTVIGQGWAFALREALDQIGAMAGPLAVAGILYVKGSYHTAFAFLALPALISLIVLMTARLQYPNPHELEQVAETTPPQAQRLPRSFWVYLSAMSLVAIGYADFNIISYHLTHVIPPSAIPIFYAVAMATAGGSALIFGRWYDRGGMPVLTLAIALSAFFAPLSFLGGWVAAAAGVVLWGIGMGIQDSLMSAPVATMISPERRAYAYGVFNAVYGVAWFVGSWLLGVLYDTSIVALVAFSVVVQLVAIPVLLITKKRGGNGSSS from the coding sequence ATGAGCCATCGGAGGCCTCAAAAAGAGGGGCTTTCCAGTGCCGCCGCACTCAGGTTTGTAGTTCTGATCGGTGTCTTGAGCTTGTTTGCGGATCTGACTTATGAGGGTGCCCGCGGAATCAATGGTCCCTTTCTCGCCGTGCTGGGGGCTTCCGGTGCTGCGGTGGGGTTCATTTCGGGGCTTGGAGAGCTTCTCGGCTACGGGATCAGGTTTTTGTCCGGGTATGTGAGCAGCCGCACAGGCCGATACTGGCTCATGACCGGAATTGGATATGTGGTGAACCTTTTGGCCGTGCCTCTTCTGGCTCTTGCCGGAAGTTGGCAGCTGGCGGCGGTCCTCATCATTATGGAAAGGATAGGCAAGGGGTTGCGCAACCCTCCGCGCGACGCGATGCTTTCCCATGCTGGGACGGTGATCGGTCAGGGTTGGGCTTTTGCGCTGCGGGAGGCACTGGACCAGATTGGGGCGATGGCGGGGCCTCTGGCGGTCGCTGGAATTCTCTATGTGAAGGGTAGCTATCATACCGCTTTCGCCTTTCTGGCGTTGCCTGCGTTGATTTCGCTAATTGTGCTGATGACGGCCAGACTCCAATACCCCAATCCCCACGAGTTGGAACAGGTTGCAGAGACAACCCCTCCACAGGCCCAGCGATTGCCGCGTTCCTTCTGGGTCTATCTGAGTGCCATGTCCCTTGTTGCTATCGGATATGCGGACTTCAACATCATCTCCTATCATCTGACTCACGTGATTCCACCGAGCGCCATTCCCATTTTTTACGCGGTGGCTATGGCGACGGCCGGTGGTTCAGCGCTCATCTTCGGGAGGTGGTATGATCGGGGTGGGATGCCCGTTCTCACATTAGCGATCGCACTTTCCGCCTTTTTTGCTCCACTCTCGTTTTTAGGTGGATGGGTTGCGGCCGCAGCGGGTGTTGTACTCTGGGGGATCGGCATGGGCATTCAAGACTCGCTCATGAGTGCCCCAGTAGCAACTATGATCTCGCCAGAACGCAGGGCGTATGCTTACGGGGTCTTTAACGCCGTCTATGGGGTTGCATGGTTTGTGGGTAGTTGGTTGCTAGGTGTGCTCTATGATACGTCGATTGTGGCTCTCGTGGCTTTTTCGGTGGTCGTACAGCTTGTGGCCATTCCCGTGTTGCTCATCACGAAAAAGAGAGGGGGGAACGGCTCGTCATCGTGA
- a CDS encoding DUF5325 family protein — protein MTQPSNHSSDGVPRKFRPIFFVMALAAIFCFALVGQSLSVGNVPRAVAALIAALVIVGVGFIWKGRLLR, from the coding sequence TTGACCCAGCCTTCGAATCACTCGTCTGACGGGGTTCCGCGAAAGTTCCGGCCGATCTTCTTTGTCATGGCCTTGGCTGCAATCTTTTGCTTTGCCCTCGTGGGGCAAAGTTTGTCAGTGGGCAACGTGCCAAGGGCCGTGGCGGCCCTTATTGCGGCTCTGGTCATTGTTGGCGTCGGTTTTATCTGGAAGGGTCGGTTGCTCCGCTAA
- a CDS encoding RsfA family transcription factor, translating to METVERWTTRSDAWAPEDDKKLADIVLRHIREGSTQLSAFVEAASELGRTPAACGYRWNGIIRKNYEEAIQEAKRVKKERLAQTRGRRGRRRQAGHQWNIDAVIQSLRAWEEVFQKMERENAELRRAVTHLEDKVRSLEEENRQLREGGALSQAEQLQHDSREFLALVDRARKLFQEIGEKQPPLGVKAQE from the coding sequence ATGGAAACGGTAGAACGGTGGACCACGCGCTCTGACGCTTGGGCGCCTGAAGATGACAAAAAATTGGCGGACATTGTATTGCGCCACATTCGCGAGGGCAGCACCCAGCTTAGCGCCTTTGTCGAAGCGGCCAGCGAATTGGGCAGGACCCCCGCCGCCTGCGGCTATCGCTGGAATGGGATCATTCGGAAAAATTATGAAGAGGCGATTCAAGAGGCGAAGCGGGTGAAAAAGGAGCGGCTGGCCCAAACCCGGGGCCGCCGGGGACGTCGGCGTCAGGCAGGGCACCAGTGGAACATCGATGCGGTGATCCAGTCCCTCCGAGCCTGGGAAGAGGTATTCCAAAAAATGGAGCGGGAGAACGCGGAACTCCGGCGTGCCGTCACCCATTTGGAGGATAAAGTCCGTTCTCTGGAAGAGGAGAACCGCCAACTTCGCGAGGGAGGGGCTCTTTCCCAAGCCGAACAATTGCAACACGACTCCCGGGAATTCCTGGCCCTGGTGGATCGGGCTCGGAAGCTTTTCCAGGAAATCGGCGAAAAACAGCCGCCGTTAGGGGTGAAAGCCCAAGAGTAA